From the genome of Mycobacterium dioxanotrophicus, one region includes:
- a CDS encoding maleylpyruvate isomerase N-terminal domain-containing protein, with the protein MRRDQAGPKGYAAFAVAWRSLLDAAERLSDRDFTAPSGCAGWKVQDLLCHLVIDAQDILITLATPTDDEPTRDAATYWEITHTLPSGQDPLDALTVRLAAAYEQPHLLKHHLDDVGSAAARAAQLVAPDLRVRTQGEVLTAADYLDAYVLEATLHHLDLTAHVRGVDGPPALALTASRKQFEGIADTPFPVSMSDAAVLTIGTGRRPATAAERAALGSLGDRLPYVLG; encoded by the coding sequence ATGCGCCGTGACCAAGCCGGTCCCAAGGGGTATGCGGCGTTCGCCGTGGCGTGGCGTTCGCTGCTGGATGCCGCCGAGCGGCTCTCCGATCGGGATTTCACGGCGCCGTCCGGCTGCGCGGGGTGGAAGGTTCAAGACCTGCTGTGTCATCTGGTGATTGACGCTCAGGACATTCTCATCACGCTGGCTACACCGACTGACGACGAGCCGACGCGCGATGCAGCGACATACTGGGAGATCACGCACACGCTGCCGAGCGGGCAGGACCCTCTCGACGCGCTGACCGTGCGACTGGCAGCGGCATACGAGCAGCCGCACCTGCTCAAGCATCACCTCGACGATGTGGGTTCGGCAGCAGCGCGGGCCGCCCAGCTTGTCGCACCAGACCTTCGAGTCAGAACGCAAGGCGAAGTCCTCACTGCCGCTGACTATCTGGATGCCTACGTCCTCGAAGCGACGTTGCACCATCTCGACCTGACCGCGCATGTACGCGGTGTGGACGGGCCCCCGGCGCTGGCGCTGACGGCATCACGCAAGCAGTTCGAGGGGATCGCCGACACGCCATTCCCGGTGTCGATGTCGGACGCTGCCGTTCTGACAATCGGAACCGGCCGGCGGCCGGCCACCGCCGCCGAGCGCGCTGCGCTGGGATCTCTCGGCGACCGCCTGCCTTACGTTCTCGGGTGA
- a CDS encoding TA system antitoxin ParD family protein: MTDTADRVTRFAADLMDSAAAEGARQSRSAKQQLDHWARVGRAVSSQQSAARRKVEAALAGDTPLRDLTSEEGVVFNAEISAAIEESLARGNYGAALAARGVTTVALDDNGDIVQYRPDGSTSVLVSQQ, from the coding sequence ATGACTGACACCGCAGACCGGGTGACGCGTTTCGCCGCTGATCTGATGGACAGTGCCGCCGCAGAAGGTGCCCGTCAGAGCCGGTCGGCCAAACAGCAGCTCGACCACTGGGCACGGGTGGGGCGGGCCGTCTCCAGCCAGCAGAGCGCAGCCCGCCGCAAGGTGGAGGCCGCCCTGGCCGGCGACACGCCGTTGCGGGACCTGACGTCCGAGGAGGGCGTCGTGTTCAACGCCGAGATCTCGGCGGCCATCGAAGAGAGCCTGGCACGCGGCAATTACGGCGCGGCACTGGCTGCTCGCGGGGTCACCACCGTCGCGCTCGACGACAACGGCGACATCGTGCAGTACCGCCCCGACGGCAGCACCTCGGTGCTGGTTTCGCAGCAGTGA
- a CDS encoding biotin carboxylase codes for MTEPRPTATPRKRAAKTAAKTKAAKVPAVETATTDQVTPTAKPELGDDLREVSVGTDAAFASSPSAASKRRPLRNISEIRHFFRTNDVPVYFIGATPFNLLGLDRWVRRFSYITYYDAWDGAHPRVFTPIHKPYQEFASGEEINNWLLRNAEVRAHMSRGVQPGVRPKVAMVFFDAETEAICAELGYDLILPPAALREHLDSKIVTTKLGNEAGAPSVPNVLTKVDSYEDLTAAAEKAGLGDELVVQTPYGDSGKTTFFISSEADWRKHSAHIVGEDIKVMRRINNRPVAVEAVLTRCGTVVGPFMTELTGYAELTPYRGGWCGNEMYPDVLSPERRSKATELVRRLGDRLSQEGYRGFFEVDVLVDVDTDEVYLGELNPRISGASAITNVTAGAYADVPLFLFHLLEFMGVEFDIDVDEINERWEELASADVWSQMIIKETADVVELLEATPPTGQYYLDSTGALVFRRAALDWHQLQDESESFFLRIYGPGDYRWKGADLGVLVTKGRLQRELAQGGSALTIRAGHLIDSLRARYRGTPLAEPATIEPAASLTPL; via the coding sequence ATGACCGAGCCTCGCCCTACCGCTACGCCGCGCAAGCGGGCCGCCAAGACCGCCGCCAAGACCAAGGCTGCCAAAGTCCCGGCAGTCGAGACCGCGACGACGGACCAGGTGACCCCGACGGCCAAGCCCGAGCTCGGCGACGATCTGCGGGAAGTCAGCGTCGGCACCGACGCAGCTTTCGCGTCGTCTCCCTCAGCCGCGTCGAAACGTCGTCCGCTTCGCAATATTTCAGAGATTCGCCACTTCTTCCGCACCAACGACGTCCCGGTGTACTTCATCGGTGCCACCCCGTTCAACTTGCTCGGCCTCGACCGCTGGGTACGCAGGTTCTCCTACATCACCTACTACGACGCCTGGGACGGCGCGCACCCACGGGTGTTCACGCCGATCCACAAGCCCTACCAAGAGTTCGCGAGCGGCGAGGAGATCAACAACTGGCTGTTGCGCAACGCCGAGGTGCGCGCCCACATGAGCCGCGGTGTGCAGCCGGGAGTGCGGCCCAAGGTGGCGATGGTGTTCTTCGACGCCGAGACCGAGGCCATCTGCGCCGAGCTGGGCTACGACCTGATCCTGCCGCCGGCCGCGCTGCGGGAGCACCTGGACTCCAAGATCGTCACCACCAAGCTTGGCAACGAGGCGGGCGCGCCCAGCGTGCCCAACGTGCTGACCAAGGTCGACAGCTACGAAGATCTCACGGCCGCTGCCGAAAAGGCCGGGCTCGGTGACGAACTCGTCGTGCAGACACCCTATGGCGACTCCGGCAAGACCACCTTCTTCATCTCGTCGGAGGCCGATTGGCGCAAGCACAGCGCACACATCGTCGGTGAGGACATCAAGGTCATGCGTCGCATCAACAACCGGCCGGTGGCGGTCGAGGCGGTGCTGACCCGGTGCGGCACGGTTGTCGGTCCGTTCATGACCGAGCTGACCGGCTACGCCGAACTGACGCCGTACCGCGGCGGCTGGTGCGGTAACGAGATGTATCCGGATGTGCTGTCACCGGAACGGCGCTCCAAGGCAACCGAACTCGTCCGACGCTTGGGGGATCGGCTGAGTCAGGAAGGCTACCGCGGCTTCTTCGAAGTCGACGTGCTTGTGGACGTCGACACCGACGAGGTCTATCTCGGCGAACTCAACCCGCGGATCAGCGGCGCGTCGGCGATCACCAATGTCACCGCAGGCGCCTACGCCGATGTGCCCCTGTTCCTGTTCCATCTGCTGGAATTCATGGGCGTGGAGTTCGACATCGATGTCGACGAGATCAACGAGCGCTGGGAGGAACTGGCCTCCGCCGATGTGTGGAGCCAGATGATCATCAAGGAGACGGCCGACGTCGTCGAGTTGCTCGAAGCAACGCCGCCGACCGGCCAGTACTACCTCGACTCCACCGGAGCCCTGGTGTTCCGCCGGGCGGCACTGGACTGGCATCAGTTGCAGGACGAGTCGGAGTCGTTCTTCCTGCGCATCTACGGCCCCGGTGACTACCGCTGGAAGGGCGCAGATCTCGGCGTGCTGGTCACCAAGGGTCGCCTGCAACGAGAATTGGCCCAGGGCGGTTCTGCACTCACCATTCGCGCTGGGCACCTTATCGATTCGCTGCGAGCCCGGTACCGCGGCACCCCGCTTGCCGAGCCCGCCACGATCGAGCCGGCTGCGAGTCTCACGCCGCTCTGA
- a CDS encoding zeta toxin family protein yields the protein MKRLDLVVGSNGAGKSTFVELTLAPLLPNSPFVNADEIAKRRWPDDPATHSYDAARIAAQTRAALIERGESFIAETVFSHPSKLELIDHAHQAGYGVVLHAVMIPEDLAVLRVRHRVEAGGHDVPEDKIRERYQRLWPLVATAAARSESATFYDNSTAKGPRIVAQVAGGFAVGAPTWPKWTPAVLVSTWPGP from the coding sequence GTGAAACGCCTCGACCTCGTCGTCGGCTCCAACGGCGCGGGGAAGTCGACCTTCGTCGAGCTCACCCTGGCACCGCTGCTTCCGAACAGCCCCTTCGTCAACGCCGACGAGATCGCCAAGCGACGCTGGCCTGACGACCCGGCCACACATTCCTACGACGCCGCGCGCATAGCCGCGCAAACCAGGGCCGCACTCATCGAACGGGGCGAATCCTTCATCGCCGAGACGGTGTTCTCGCACCCGTCGAAACTCGAACTCATCGACCACGCGCACCAAGCCGGATATGGCGTGGTGCTACACGCGGTCATGATCCCGGAGGACCTCGCCGTGTTGCGCGTGCGGCACCGTGTCGAGGCCGGCGGCCACGACGTGCCGGAAGACAAGATCCGCGAGCGCTACCAACGACTTTGGCCGCTGGTCGCCACCGCTGCGGCCCGCTCGGAATCTGCGACGTTCTACGACAACAGCACCGCCAAAGGGCCCCGCATCGTTGCCCAGGTGGCCGGCGGCTTCGCCGTCGGGGCGCCCACGTGGCCGAAATGGACACCGGCCGTGCTCGTTTCGACCTGGCCAGGGCCGTAG
- a CDS encoding PucR family transcriptional regulator, with translation MGVPVSWVLAQSDLSLRLLGGSAGVLREVTLALTTELSEPFRWLSGGELVLTTGLGLPTTRAKRAAYLRGLNECGVSAVGFAVGLSHARVPPDLIAAADEIGIPLLEVPLATPFAAVVKRMSERLADQHYEAVLRASRAQPRITRAAVGGGASAVVAELARALSAKVLILSPSGDVIESHPRSVDSKLVDDVQAVVASAGAGAVVAGTAITYQRIKVTRKIYGTLAVVTAMPLSSIDQILLGHANSLLALDFEKPARLVEAHRELNASALGLLLSGEHDLGPARAQLAQVADSHGHIRALVIDCGSAPAIEQACAALTPAVERGGSVLFARVQGCQLIAVLPGTHDVAFVRRVTTDVAAPARKLIRVGLSEPLAVGRLEVAVEHAKIAAGAAECGGVPLEFMAFAGRALLSIDSTRQVLNTVADTFLAPLGVYDREHGSELLVSLRAFLEANGHWETAASAIGVHRHTLRKRMTSVQELIGCNLDVARVRAELLLALLAYQS, from the coding sequence ATGGGCGTTCCGGTGTCCTGGGTGCTCGCGCAGTCTGATCTGTCGCTGCGGCTCCTCGGTGGCAGCGCCGGAGTGTTGCGCGAGGTCACCCTGGCACTGACCACCGAGCTGTCCGAACCTTTCCGCTGGCTCTCCGGTGGCGAGTTGGTACTCACCACCGGACTCGGATTGCCGACGACCCGGGCGAAGCGAGCGGCCTATCTGCGCGGACTCAACGAATGTGGGGTCTCTGCAGTCGGTTTCGCCGTCGGCCTCAGTCATGCGAGGGTGCCGCCGGATCTCATCGCCGCCGCCGACGAGATCGGCATTCCGCTGCTGGAAGTGCCGTTGGCGACACCGTTCGCGGCGGTGGTCAAGCGCATGAGCGAACGGCTCGCCGATCAGCATTATGAAGCGGTACTCCGCGCATCGCGTGCTCAGCCGCGGATCACCCGTGCCGCGGTCGGTGGTGGCGCATCCGCGGTGGTGGCCGAGCTCGCCAGGGCGCTGTCCGCGAAGGTCCTCATCCTCTCCCCGTCGGGCGACGTCATCGAATCCCACCCGCGCTCCGTGGATTCCAAACTGGTCGACGACGTGCAGGCCGTGGTGGCGTCGGCCGGGGCAGGCGCCGTCGTCGCGGGGACCGCCATCACCTACCAGCGCATCAAAGTGACCCGCAAGATCTATGGCACCTTGGCTGTGGTGACGGCCATGCCGCTGTCATCGATCGACCAGATTCTGTTGGGCCACGCGAATTCATTACTCGCACTGGACTTCGAGAAGCCGGCCCGCCTGGTCGAAGCCCACCGCGAACTCAATGCGAGTGCGCTGGGACTTCTGCTCAGCGGCGAGCACGATCTCGGCCCGGCACGCGCGCAGCTCGCCCAGGTCGCCGATTCGCACGGGCACATCCGCGCCCTCGTCATCGACTGCGGGTCCGCCCCAGCCATCGAGCAGGCGTGCGCCGCACTCACACCGGCAGTCGAACGCGGCGGCTCGGTGCTCTTCGCGCGCGTACAGGGATGCCAGCTGATCGCCGTGCTACCGGGCACTCACGATGTCGCGTTCGTCCGCCGCGTCACCACCGATGTCGCCGCGCCGGCCCGCAAACTCATCAGGGTCGGCCTCAGCGAGCCGCTTGCGGTCGGCCGCCTGGAGGTGGCCGTCGAGCATGCCAAGATCGCGGCTGGAGCAGCCGAATGCGGGGGAGTGCCACTGGAATTCATGGCGTTCGCGGGCCGGGCGCTGCTCTCGATCGATTCGACCCGCCAGGTGCTCAATACCGTCGCGGACACCTTCCTGGCGCCTCTTGGCGTATACGACCGCGAGCACGGCAGTGAACTTCTGGTGTCGTTGCGGGCATTTCTGGAGGCCAACGGGCATTGGGAGACAGCGGCATCCGCGATCGGTGTGCACCGCCACACCTTGCGTAAACGTATGACGTCGGTGCAGGAGTTGATCGGGTGCAACCTCGACGTCGCCCGGGTCCGCGCAGAGCTGCTGTTGGCACTGCTGGCCTACCAGAGCTGA